The following proteins come from a genomic window of Megalobrama amblycephala isolate DHTTF-2021 linkage group LG1, ASM1881202v1, whole genome shotgun sequence:
- the LOC125274735 gene encoding uncharacterized protein LOC125274735, which translates to MLSVSMDGPAVNWKFMDLLQLEHAEQFGGIQLQVVGSCGIHTLHNSFKGGFEVWHVEKVLRSLHYLFNNAPARREDFTSATLSSTFPLSFCGHRWLENVPAAERAIEIWPSIEKFVDQVSTKKVKNQGNASFDTLSEARKDPLICAKLHFFVFIARVFQPFLEKYKKDAPMMPFLWNDLEDLIRSLLKRFIKRDALPSSPYKLVRLDVTDQKLWLGTNDVDIGMGAAAVIKVGVFSFIKVVHNDM; encoded by the exons ATGCTTTCTGTGTCAATGGATGGACCTGCAGTAAATTGGAAGTTCATGGATCTCCTACAACTGGAACATGCAGAACAGTTTGGGGGGATTCAACTCCAAGTGGTAGGAAGCTGTGGTATCCACACCCTACACAATTCATTTAAAGGTGGATTTGAGGTGTGGCATGTAGAAAAGGTGCTGAGATCTCTCCACTATCTCTTCAATAATGCCCCAGCAAGAAGAGAGGACTTCACATCTGCAACACTGTCATCCACATTCCCCTTATCCTTCTGTGGCCATCGCTGGCTCGAAAATGTGCCTGCTGCAGAGAGGGCCATTGAAATTTGGCCCTCTATTGAGAAGTTTGTTGACCAAGTGTCAACAAAGAAGGTGAAGAACCAAGGAAATGCATCATTCGACACCCTCTCTGAGGCAAGAAAGGATCCTCTTATCTGTGCCAAACTCCACTTCTTTGTGTTCATAGCAAGAGTCTTTCAACCATTTctggaaaaatataaaaaagatgCTCCCATGATGCCCTTCCTGTGGAATGACTTGGAGGATTTGATAAGG aGCCTTCTCAAACGATTCATCAAGCGCGATGCTTTGCCCTCGAGTCCATATAAGCTAGTGAGGCTCGATGTCACAGACCAGAAGCTTTGGCttggcacaaatgatgttgaCATTGGCATGGGTGCAGCAGCTGTTATCAAGGTGGGTGTGTTCAGTTTCATCAAAGTAGTTCACAATGACATGTAG